One segment of Choloepus didactylus isolate mChoDid1 chromosome 15, mChoDid1.pri, whole genome shotgun sequence DNA contains the following:
- the LOC119510578 gene encoding disks large homolog 4-like: MDCLCIVTTKKYRYQDEDTPPLEHSPAHLPNQASSPPVIVNTDTLEAPGYELQVNGTEGEMEYKEITLERGNSGLGFSIAGGTDNPHIGDDPSIFITKIIPGGAAAQDGRLRVNDSILFVNEVDVREVTHSAAVEALKEAGSIVRLYVMRRKPPAEKVMEIKLIKGPKGLGFSIAGGVGNQHIPGDNSIYITKIIEGGAAHKDGRLQIGDKILAVNSVGLEDVMHEDAVAALKNTYDVVYLKVAKPSNVYLSDSYAPPDITTCESPSYPRTSCDPSQSPP, from the coding sequence ATGGACTGTCTCTGTATAGTGACAACCAAGAAATACCGCTACCAAGATGAAGACACGCCTCCTCTGGAGCACAGCCCGGCCCACCTCCCCAACCAGGCCAGTTCTCCTCCTGTGATTGTCAACACAGATACCTTAGAAGCCCCAGGATATGAGCTGCAGGTGAACGGGACCGAGGGGGAGATGGAATACAAGGAGATCACACTGGAAAGGGGTAACTCGGGCCTGGGCTTCAGCATCGCAGGTGGCACTGATAACCCACACATCGGTGATGACCCATCCATTTTCATCACCAAGATCATTCCTGGTGGGGCTGCGGCCCAGGATGGCCGCCTCAGGGTCAACGACAGCATCTTGTTTGTCAATGAAGTGGACGTGCGGGAGGTGACCCACTCAGCGGCAGTGGAAGCCCTCAAAGAGGCAGGCTCCATTGTCCGCCTCTATGTCATGCGCCGGAAGCCCCCTGCTGAGAAGGTCATGGAGATCAAGCTCATCAAGGGGCCTAAAGGTCTTGGCTTCAGCATCGCAGGGGGTGTAGGAAACCAGCACATCCCCGGAGATAATAGCATCTACATCACGAAGATCATTGAAGGAGGGGCTGCCCACAAGGACGGAAGGTTGCAGATTGGGGACAAGATCCTGGCAGTCAACAGTGTGGGGCTGGAGGATGTCATGCACGAGGATGCTGTGGCAGCCCTGAAGAACACATATGATGTTGTCTACCTGAAGGTGGCCAAACCCAGCAATGTCTACCTGAGTGACAGCTATGCTCCCCCAGACATCACCACCTGTGAGAGTCCTTCATACCCCAGAACTTCTTGTGACCCATCCCAGTCACCCCCATGA